A stretch of the bacterium SCSIO 12827 genome encodes the following:
- a CDS encoding pilus assembly protein: MVLRRPGLLSFGRPALVENQRGSSLVEFAFAAPLVVLMLIAIIEFGMIMFVSTLMESALRDAARFGITGQEPEGGTRLEQIIAIVEDRTIGLVDMADAKVEVRVYPTFGDVGRGEAFVDGNGNGVYDPGETFTDENGNGAHDADIGEAGAGDAGSIVAYRMEYAWPLRTPLAGPLIGEDGKFVLKSAIAVRNEPYDQAIGAPAPGG; the protein is encoded by the coding sequence ATGGTGCTCCGCCGACCCGGTTTATTGTCCTTCGGGCGCCCGGCGCTGGTTGAAAACCAGCGGGGCTCGTCCCTGGTCGAATTCGCCTTCGCAGCCCCCCTGGTTGTGTTGATGCTCATCGCCATCATCGAGTTCGGCATGATCATGTTTGTCTCGACGTTGATGGAAAGTGCGCTGCGTGATGCCGCACGGTTCGGCATCACCGGTCAGGAGCCGGAGGGGGGCACGCGTCTGGAACAAATCATCGCGATTGTCGAGGACCGCACCATCGGCCTGGTCGATATGGCCGACGCCAAGGTCGAGGTTCGGGTCTACCCCACCTTCGGCGATGTCGGCCGCGGCGAAGCCTTCGTCGACGGCAACGGTAATGGTGTCTACGATCCGGGCGAGACCTTCACCGACGAGAACGGCAACGGTGCCCACGATGCGGACATCGGCGAGGCCGGGGCCGGCGACGCCGGGTCGATCGTCGCCTACCGCATGGAATACGCCTGGCCGCTGCGCACACCGTTGGCGGGGCCTTTGATCGGCGAAGACGGCAAGTTCGTTTTGAAATCGGCCATCGCCGTGCGCAACGAACCCTATGATCAGGCCATCGGCGCACCGGCGCCGGGCGGGTGA
- a CDS encoding pilus assembly protein, which translates to MGVIRKFLNRFRRDGRGTISVELAIAVPVLTGLLMSGVEVTRYVLINQKLERTAATMGDLISRMPELTEGDITSFFAASDQVMTPYDVQVGGRVIISSIARDGGGPEIIWQRTYGLAPAASRFGAMGDPAVLPAGFEVRDSENVITAEVFYDFEPIMMTAVLEAGQLYSSAVFRPRFGSLTTVNP; encoded by the coding sequence ATGGGCGTTATCCGCAAGTTCCTGAACCGGTTCCGGCGCGACGGGCGGGGGACCATCTCCGTCGAGTTGGCGATCGCCGTGCCGGTGCTGACGGGCCTATTGATGTCGGGGGTCGAGGTCACGCGCTATGTCCTGATCAACCAAAAGCTGGAGCGCACGGCGGCGACCATGGGCGATTTGATCTCGCGCATGCCGGAACTGACCGAAGGCGACATTACGTCGTTCTTCGCAGCCTCGGACCAGGTCATGACCCCATATGACGTTCAGGTCGGCGGCCGGGTCATCATATCGTCGATCGCCCGGGACGGCGGCGGCCCGGAAATCATCTGGCAGCGAACATACGGTCTGGCGCCGGCGGCAAGCCGGTTCGGCGCCATGGGCGACCCGGCGGTGTTGCCCGCCGGATTTGAGGTCCGCGACAGCGAAAACGTCATCACCGCCGAGGTGTTTTATGATTTCGAGCCGATCATGATGACCGCCGTGCTGGAGGCTGGGCAGCTTTATTCCAGCGCCGTGTTCCGACCGCGTTTCGGAAGCCTGACCACCGTCAATCCCTGA
- a CDS encoding DUF3047 domain-containing protein, with amino-acid sequence MKRLFISCLGLFLATGAVSLAVAGGDALPADLVARSWEQMTFDGKRANRYSACGDDCIAVDTDSSVSLIGRPIAVDLAQMPVLTWEWKVDLPVAATDLTVKGRDDRALALYVTFPYDPDTATFSESLLRPLVELTRGKDAPARTLSYVWSGDTTTPGTVVASPYFGDVNVMIVARTDRAPLGMWLRETVDVAADHERVFGRRPLRASHVLIGADTDDTGTRNRGLVRNIAFQPRPGDK; translated from the coding sequence ATGAAACGTCTGTTCATTTCGTGCCTGGGACTGTTCCTCGCAACCGGTGCCGTATCGTTGGCCGTTGCGGGGGGCGACGCGTTGCCGGCGGATCTGGTCGCGCGGTCGTGGGAGCAGATGACTTTCGACGGCAAACGCGCCAACCGATACAGCGCCTGCGGCGACGACTGCATCGCGGTTGATACGGATTCCAGTGTGTCCCTGATCGGGCGGCCCATAGCGGTGGATTTGGCGCAAATGCCGGTGCTGACCTGGGAATGGAAGGTGGATCTGCCCGTGGCTGCGACGGACTTGACCGTGAAGGGGCGGGATGATCGGGCCCTGGCCCTTTACGTGACCTTCCCATACGACCCTGACACGGCGACGTTTTCGGAATCTCTGCTGCGTCCCTTGGTCGAATTGACGCGCGGCAAGGACGCACCGGCGCGAACCCTGTCCTATGTCTGGAGCGGCGACACGACCACGCCCGGCACGGTCGTCGCCAGCCCTTATTTCGGCGACGTCAACGTGATGATCGTGGCGCGCACCGACCGTGCCCCCCTGGGTATGTGGCTGCGGGAAACGGTTGATGTGGCGGCGGATCATGAACGGGTGTTCGGCCGTCGTCCGCTGCGTGCGTCGCATGTGCTGATCGGTGCCGACACCGACGATACGGGGACACGCAACCGGGGTCTTGTACGCAATATCGCGTTCCAACCGCGACCGGGCGACAAATGA
- a CDS encoding GSCFA domain-containing protein has translation MTMEADARTGNPVILLDVEGGLAQSQSPSRDLLIDQIFDDEDFKRGLRADIAKSAIPFSGLSAFLQFCATYLDRQGGGSGADPVIEGQRARLFDYAGRINQMADRFNTETKPNPDAVFWPDPERGGKPLKDVIPVAKRYPFIDQGTKIGSAGSCFAIEIAKNLLDRGFNYLCLEKTYDPETGTLVMDTSSDDPVIQYSCRWGIMFNTPSFTQIVENAFGVRPLPKLLLKLSDAPPDIYIDPFREAVMFPSPEAYEIEREKHLENTRKVFLEADVFILTLGLNEAWRYMPDDVYISRNPRNKSMTGLIEHRTLTVEENIDYLQRFIDVVRAHNPNLKLILTVSPVPFLATGRADIHHVVTANTHSKAVLRVAADIIVERNTDVFYFPSYEVVTVCSETIWTEDQRHIHSSAVAKVMETFDEMFLTRAAKTLVRLNTAGG, from the coding sequence ATGACTATGGAAGCGGATGCCCGCACGGGAAATCCCGTGATTCTCTTGGACGTGGAGGGCGGTCTTGCGCAATCGCAGTCGCCTTCCCGCGATCTGTTGATTGACCAGATATTCGATGACGAGGATTTTAAACGCGGCCTGCGGGCCGATATTGCGAAGAGCGCGATCCCATTCAGCGGTCTCAGTGCGTTCCTGCAGTTCTGTGCCACGTACCTTGACCGACAAGGAGGTGGGAGTGGCGCCGATCCGGTGATTGAGGGACAACGCGCGCGCCTGTTTGATTATGCCGGGCGAATTAATCAGATGGCAGACCGGTTCAATACCGAGACCAAGCCAAACCCGGATGCCGTGTTCTGGCCGGACCCGGAGCGCGGCGGTAAACCGCTGAAGGACGTGATCCCGGTCGCCAAACGCTATCCATTTATCGACCAGGGAACCAAAATCGGATCGGCCGGAAGCTGTTTCGCAATCGAGATTGCTAAGAACCTGCTCGACCGCGGGTTCAATTACCTCTGCCTGGAAAAGACCTACGATCCGGAAACCGGCACGCTGGTCATGGATACCAGTTCCGACGATCCGGTCATTCAATATTCCTGCCGCTGGGGCATCATGTTCAATACGCCCAGCTTCACCCAGATCGTCGAGAACGCCTTCGGCGTTCGGCCGCTTCCCAAACTGCTGCTGAAACTCAGTGACGCACCGCCGGACATCTACATTGATCCATTCCGGGAGGCGGTCATGTTCCCGTCACCCGAAGCCTATGAAATCGAACGCGAAAAGCATCTGGAAAATACTCGGAAGGTCTTTCTTGAGGCGGACGTTTTCATCCTGACGCTCGGCTTGAACGAGGCTTGGCGTTACATGCCGGACGATGTCTATATCTCGCGTAACCCGCGGAATAAATCCATGACCGGTCTGATCGAGCACCGGACCCTGACGGTCGAGGAAAATATCGATTACCTGCAGCGCTTCATTGATGTGGTGCGCGCCCACAACCCGAATTTGAAACTAATTCTGACCGTATCGCCGGTGCCGTTCCTGGCCACCGGGCGGGCCGATATCCATCATGTTGTTACCGCCAACACGCATTCCAAGGCTGTGCTTCGTGTTGCTGCCGATATCATCGTCGAGCGCAATACGGATGTGTTCTATTTTCCAAGCTACGAGGTCGTCACTGTTTGTTCGGAAACGATCTGGACGGAAGATCAACGCCACATTCATTCTTCGGCAGTTGCGAAGGTTATGGAGACCTTTGACGAAATGTTCCTGACCCGCGCGGCGAAGACCCTCGTTCGGCTGAACACGGCCGGTGGGTGA